The following proteins come from a genomic window of Portunus trituberculatus isolate SZX2019 chromosome 35, ASM1759143v1, whole genome shotgun sequence:
- the LOC123513024 gene encoding LYR motif-containing protein 4-like → MAAGGRQEALALYKALLRESGKFTSYNYREYALRRVRDGFRKAKSLTTEADQKRELEMAKESLQVIKRQVVIGNLYRSPALVIEK, encoded by the exons ATGGCGGCAGGAGGGCGGCAGGAGGCACTGGCACTCTACAAGGCACTGCTGAGAGAGAGCGGGAAGTTCACCTCGTATAATTACAG AGAGTACGCCCTGCGGAGAGTTCGTGATGGATTCAGGAAAGCGAAATCCCTCACAACAGAAGCTGATCAGAAACGTGAATTGGAGATGGCCAAGGAATCTCTACAAGTCATAAAAAGACAA GTTGTGATAGGAAACCTGTACAGATCTCCAGCCCTGGTGATTGAAAAGTAG